The following proteins are co-located in the Vigna angularis cultivar LongXiaoDou No.4 chromosome 2, ASM1680809v1, whole genome shotgun sequence genome:
- the LOC108329252 gene encoding polyadenylation and cleavage factor homolog 4 isoform X1: protein MNMDSTRRSLDRSRDLGSKKPRLIDELSARQLPQRQQGSGIVTSLVSARARVNDRDTESSESSRGYQPQPQPHHELVTQYKTALAELTFNSKPIITNLTIIAGENQSAAKAIAATVCANILEVPSDQKLPSLYLLDSIVKNIGRDYIKYFAVRLPEVFCKAYRQVDPIVHSSMKHLFGTWKGVFPPQCLQMIEKELGFTPAVNGSASVSATVRSDLQSQRPPHSIHVNPKYLERQRLQQSSTSKGVVDDMTGALLKSNEDSERPNRALGASRPWLDPRINMLNNQHTQRDAFNDSVSEKSIDGSFGGSQYGSGISSNLVSGAGRTGTKLIDLGQEKTWSKTDGGDAETISGQKNGFSLKRSLSNREAPKSINLKAHREPGLNLTQIWNNMMSDNWKNSEEEEFTWDEMNSGLTDHGPNVSSNLSTDSWMTDDENLEGEDHLHILHPYGEKVDREISTVKKQLPGFGGHPPSSWQLQKHHTIDKLTLKPGYSEGFVSTISGLPANASSLPVKKGNQSLTSKAIVGMSKIVEQQFDSGETESPSGQSPSQRQSPSLPGTVYHPHSMQNLPEQEKPQDHKTSQFLGGPTGQHIRDRSPTLHPVVQVGNMRRTQEKDMQGTFQPKLQPLQPDSAQAEVFAKTKLPQSKVSLTKGVSEQSTKNNLSAAAVKSGIIPKKSITSNLDPRKHLSKSGVQLPPSGRSSPATLTSSGSAVVSPALLDPLHKDSSSLPKKPQGKVGQPPQRLNTQPPASSNVNAAKNNVNPIANLLSSLVAKGLISAETESPTVVPSEVLKGSKDKTANISTNSSFPVTSVSDSAAVPASSARDEEDASTKSSLPSAQSTSTKIRNLIGFDFKPNVIREFHEPVIRELLDDFSHHCKICSIRFKQEQQYKRHLEWHATREHDPIKVSRSWYAKSSDWIAGKVEYSSELEFTDSVVVHDKETDSSQLDTMIRADENQCLCVLCGELFEDVYCHERNEWMFKGAVYMNCSDVNDEMESRNVGPIIHAKCLSENSIVTNLGND, encoded by the exons ATGAACATGGACAGTACGCGCAGATCGTTGGATAGATCTAGAGACCTGGGTTCCAAGAAGCCTCGATTGATCGACGAACTCAGCGCTAGACAGTTACCTCAAAGACAGCAAGGGTCCGGGATAGTTACTTCCTTGGTGTCTGCAAGGGCTCGAGTAAATGACAGGGACACCGAAAGCAGCGAATCAAGTCGCGGGTACCAGCCTCAGCCACAGCCTCACCATGAGCTTGTGACTCAGTATAAGACTGCGCTTGCTGAACTTACTTTCAATTCCAAGCCCATAATTACAAACTTGACTATTATTGCTGGGGAGAATCAGTCTGCTGCCAAGGCAATTGCCGCCACTGTCTGTGCTAACATTCTAGAG GTTCCAAGTGATCAAAAACTGCCGTCTCTTTATCTCTTAGACAGTATTGTTAAGAACATCGGGCGAGATTATATAAAGTATTTTGCTGTCAGATTACCTGAG GTATTCTGCAAGGCTTACAGACAGGTTGATCCTATTGTCCATTCAAGTATGAAACATCTTTTTGGAACTTGGAAAGGAGTCTTTCCTCCTCAGTGCCTTCAGATGATTGAGAAAGAACTTGGCTTTACACCTGCAGTCAATGGTTCAGCTTCAGTATCTGCTACAGTCAGGAGTGATTTGCAGTCACAACGCCCACCTCATAGTATCCATGTGAATCCAAAGTATTTAGAAAGGCAGCGTCTCCAGCAGTCAAGTACG AGTAAAGGAGTTGTTGATGACATGACCGGAGCTTTGTTAAAGTCAAATGAGGATTCAGAGAGGCCAAATAGAGCTTTGGGTGCTTCTCGACCATGGCTGGATCCTAGGATTAACATGCTT AATAATCAGCACACACAGAGAGATGCATTTAATGATTCTGTTTCTGAGAAGAGCATTGATGGATCATTTGGAGGCAGTCAATATGGTTCTGGCATTTCTAGTAATTTGGTCTCAGGTGCTGGAAGAACTGGAACTAAGCTCATTGATTTAGGGCAAGAAAAAACATGGTCCAAAACAGATGGTGGTGATGCAGAGACCATATCTGGGCAAAAAAATGGTTTCAGTCTCAAGCGTAGTCTTTCAAATCGTGAAGCACCAAAGTCCATAAATTTGAAAGCACATCGTGAGCCAGGCCTAAATTTAACTCAGATATGGAACAATATGATGTCAGATAACTGGAAAAATTCTGAAGAGGAGGAGTTCACGTGGGATGAGATGAACTCTGGTTTGACTGATCATGGACCTAATGTGTCTAGCAATTTGAGCACAGATTCATGGATGACAGATGATGAAAATTTG GAAGGTGAAGATCACCTGCATATTCTACACCCTTACGGGGAAAAGGTTGATAGGGAAATATCCACTGTTAAGAAACAACTGCCTGGTTTTGGTGGCCATCCACCTTCATCATGGCAATTGCAGAAGCATCACACAATTGATAAGTTGACTCTGAAGCCAGGTTACTCAGAAGGATTTGTGTCCACTATTAGTGGCTTACCAGCCAACGCAAGTTCTTTACCTGTCAAGAAGGGGAACCAATCTCTTACGTCAAAGGCAATAGTAGGAATGTCCAAAATTGTAGAGCAACAATTTGATTCTGGGGAGACCGAATCCCCTTCTGGGCAGTCACCTTCACAACGACAGTCTCCATCACTACCAGGAACAGTATACCACCCTCATTCAATGCAAAATTTGCCTGAGCAAGAAAAGCCCCAGGATCACAAAACATCTCAATTTTTGGGAGGTCCAACTGGTCAGCACATTAGAGATCGCTCACCTACCCTTCATCCCGTCGTTCAGGTTGGTAACATGCGAAGAACACAGGAAAAGGACATGCAGGGCACGTTTCAACCAAAGCTTCAGCCACTGCAGCCCGACTCTGCTCAGGCTGAAGTTTTTGCTAAAACTAAGCTGCCCCAGTCTAAAGTTTCTTTAACCAAAGGAGTTTCAGAACAGTCGACCAAAAATAATTTGTCAGCTGCAGCTGTGAAGAGTGGAATCATTCCCAAGAAATCAATTACCAGTAATCTGGATCCAAGGAAGCATCTATCCAAGTCTGGGGTTCAGCTTCCTCCTTCTGGTAGGTCTTCTCCTGCCACATTAACTTCTTCAGGGTCTGCAGTGGTATCACCAGCTTTATTGGATCCTCTGCACAAAGATTCATCTTCACTACCCAAAAAACCTCAAGGAAAGGTTGGACAACCACCACAAAGGCTTAATACTCAACCACCTGCTTCCTCTAATGTGAATGCTGCAAAAAATAATGTAAACCCTATCGCAAACCTTTTAAGCTCATTGGTTGCAAAGGGTTTGATATCTGCAGAAACTGAATCACCGACTGTGGTACCAAGCGAGGTGCTGAAGGGATCCAAAGATAAAACTGCAAACATCAGCACCAATAGTTCTTTCCCAGTTACATCAGTTTCTGATTCTGCAGCTGTCCCAGCATCATCTGCCAGAGATGAGGAAGACGCTTCTACAAAATCCTCTCTACCCTCAGCTCAATCAACTAGCACGAAAATCAGAAATCTCATTGGCTTTGATTTTAAACCTAATGTAATTCGAGAATTCCATGAACCGGTAATTAGGGAATTATTGGATGATTTCTCTCATCATTGCAAAATTTGCAGTATTAGGTTTAAACAAGAACAGCAGTATAAGAGACACTTGGAGTGGCATGCCACAAGAGAACATGATCCAATTAAAGTATCCAGAAGTTGGTATGCTAAGTCAAGTGATTGGATTGCTGGCAAGGTAGAATACTCATCTGAGCTTGAGTTTACCGACTCTGTTGTTGTACACGACAAAGAAACAGACAGCAGTCAATTGGATACGATGATTCGAGCAGATGAAAATCAGTGTTTGTGTGTACTGTGTGGCGAGCTATTTGAAGATGTGTACTGTCACGAAAGGAACGAGTGGATGTTCAAAGGGGCTGTTTACATGAACTGCTCGGATGTCAATGATGAGATGGAAAGTAGAAATGTGGGTCCCATCATTCATGCCAAATGCCTATCAGAGAATTCAATCGTCACCAATTTG gGTAATGATTAA
- the LOC108329252 gene encoding polyadenylation and cleavage factor homolog 4 isoform X2: MKHLFGTWKGVFPPQCLQMIEKELGFTPAVNGSASVSATVRSDLQSQRPPHSIHVNPKYLERQRLQQSSTSKGVVDDMTGALLKSNEDSERPNRALGASRPWLDPRINMLNNQHTQRDAFNDSVSEKSIDGSFGGSQYGSGISSNLVSGAGRTGTKLIDLGQEKTWSKTDGGDAETISGQKNGFSLKRSLSNREAPKSINLKAHREPGLNLTQIWNNMMSDNWKNSEEEEFTWDEMNSGLTDHGPNVSSNLSTDSWMTDDENLEGEDHLHILHPYGEKVDREISTVKKQLPGFGGHPPSSWQLQKHHTIDKLTLKPGYSEGFVSTISGLPANASSLPVKKGNQSLTSKAIVGMSKIVEQQFDSGETESPSGQSPSQRQSPSLPGTVYHPHSMQNLPEQEKPQDHKTSQFLGGPTGQHIRDRSPTLHPVVQVGNMRRTQEKDMQGTFQPKLQPLQPDSAQAEVFAKTKLPQSKVSLTKGVSEQSTKNNLSAAAVKSGIIPKKSITSNLDPRKHLSKSGVQLPPSGRSSPATLTSSGSAVVSPALLDPLHKDSSSLPKKPQGKVGQPPQRLNTQPPASSNVNAAKNNVNPIANLLSSLVAKGLISAETESPTVVPSEVLKGSKDKTANISTNSSFPVTSVSDSAAVPASSARDEEDASTKSSLPSAQSTSTKIRNLIGFDFKPNVIREFHEPVIRELLDDFSHHCKICSIRFKQEQQYKRHLEWHATREHDPIKVSRSWYAKSSDWIAGKVEYSSELEFTDSVVVHDKETDSSQLDTMIRADENQCLCVLCGELFEDVYCHERNEWMFKGAVYMNCSDVNDEMESRNVGPIIHAKCLSENSIVTNLGND; the protein is encoded by the exons ATGAAACATCTTTTTGGAACTTGGAAAGGAGTCTTTCCTCCTCAGTGCCTTCAGATGATTGAGAAAGAACTTGGCTTTACACCTGCAGTCAATGGTTCAGCTTCAGTATCTGCTACAGTCAGGAGTGATTTGCAGTCACAACGCCCACCTCATAGTATCCATGTGAATCCAAAGTATTTAGAAAGGCAGCGTCTCCAGCAGTCAAGTACG AGTAAAGGAGTTGTTGATGACATGACCGGAGCTTTGTTAAAGTCAAATGAGGATTCAGAGAGGCCAAATAGAGCTTTGGGTGCTTCTCGACCATGGCTGGATCCTAGGATTAACATGCTT AATAATCAGCACACACAGAGAGATGCATTTAATGATTCTGTTTCTGAGAAGAGCATTGATGGATCATTTGGAGGCAGTCAATATGGTTCTGGCATTTCTAGTAATTTGGTCTCAGGTGCTGGAAGAACTGGAACTAAGCTCATTGATTTAGGGCAAGAAAAAACATGGTCCAAAACAGATGGTGGTGATGCAGAGACCATATCTGGGCAAAAAAATGGTTTCAGTCTCAAGCGTAGTCTTTCAAATCGTGAAGCACCAAAGTCCATAAATTTGAAAGCACATCGTGAGCCAGGCCTAAATTTAACTCAGATATGGAACAATATGATGTCAGATAACTGGAAAAATTCTGAAGAGGAGGAGTTCACGTGGGATGAGATGAACTCTGGTTTGACTGATCATGGACCTAATGTGTCTAGCAATTTGAGCACAGATTCATGGATGACAGATGATGAAAATTTG GAAGGTGAAGATCACCTGCATATTCTACACCCTTACGGGGAAAAGGTTGATAGGGAAATATCCACTGTTAAGAAACAACTGCCTGGTTTTGGTGGCCATCCACCTTCATCATGGCAATTGCAGAAGCATCACACAATTGATAAGTTGACTCTGAAGCCAGGTTACTCAGAAGGATTTGTGTCCACTATTAGTGGCTTACCAGCCAACGCAAGTTCTTTACCTGTCAAGAAGGGGAACCAATCTCTTACGTCAAAGGCAATAGTAGGAATGTCCAAAATTGTAGAGCAACAATTTGATTCTGGGGAGACCGAATCCCCTTCTGGGCAGTCACCTTCACAACGACAGTCTCCATCACTACCAGGAACAGTATACCACCCTCATTCAATGCAAAATTTGCCTGAGCAAGAAAAGCCCCAGGATCACAAAACATCTCAATTTTTGGGAGGTCCAACTGGTCAGCACATTAGAGATCGCTCACCTACCCTTCATCCCGTCGTTCAGGTTGGTAACATGCGAAGAACACAGGAAAAGGACATGCAGGGCACGTTTCAACCAAAGCTTCAGCCACTGCAGCCCGACTCTGCTCAGGCTGAAGTTTTTGCTAAAACTAAGCTGCCCCAGTCTAAAGTTTCTTTAACCAAAGGAGTTTCAGAACAGTCGACCAAAAATAATTTGTCAGCTGCAGCTGTGAAGAGTGGAATCATTCCCAAGAAATCAATTACCAGTAATCTGGATCCAAGGAAGCATCTATCCAAGTCTGGGGTTCAGCTTCCTCCTTCTGGTAGGTCTTCTCCTGCCACATTAACTTCTTCAGGGTCTGCAGTGGTATCACCAGCTTTATTGGATCCTCTGCACAAAGATTCATCTTCACTACCCAAAAAACCTCAAGGAAAGGTTGGACAACCACCACAAAGGCTTAATACTCAACCACCTGCTTCCTCTAATGTGAATGCTGCAAAAAATAATGTAAACCCTATCGCAAACCTTTTAAGCTCATTGGTTGCAAAGGGTTTGATATCTGCAGAAACTGAATCACCGACTGTGGTACCAAGCGAGGTGCTGAAGGGATCCAAAGATAAAACTGCAAACATCAGCACCAATAGTTCTTTCCCAGTTACATCAGTTTCTGATTCTGCAGCTGTCCCAGCATCATCTGCCAGAGATGAGGAAGACGCTTCTACAAAATCCTCTCTACCCTCAGCTCAATCAACTAGCACGAAAATCAGAAATCTCATTGGCTTTGATTTTAAACCTAATGTAATTCGAGAATTCCATGAACCGGTAATTAGGGAATTATTGGATGATTTCTCTCATCATTGCAAAATTTGCAGTATTAGGTTTAAACAAGAACAGCAGTATAAGAGACACTTGGAGTGGCATGCCACAAGAGAACATGATCCAATTAAAGTATCCAGAAGTTGGTATGCTAAGTCAAGTGATTGGATTGCTGGCAAGGTAGAATACTCATCTGAGCTTGAGTTTACCGACTCTGTTGTTGTACACGACAAAGAAACAGACAGCAGTCAATTGGATACGATGATTCGAGCAGATGAAAATCAGTGTTTGTGTGTACTGTGTGGCGAGCTATTTGAAGATGTGTACTGTCACGAAAGGAACGAGTGGATGTTCAAAGGGGCTGTTTACATGAACTGCTCGGATGTCAATGATGAGATGGAAAGTAGAAATGTGGGTCCCATCATTCATGCCAAATGCCTATCAGAGAATTCAATCGTCACCAATTTG gGTAATGATTAA
- the LOC108327966 gene encoding PAN domain-containing protein At5g03700: MPTLMFNMFAAHQPRFMVIVLLSIEIITSRCSSTTQELHTGFSATPDSSTASFQAVLNDSSGNFSLGFLRVNRNQLALAILHVPSSEPFWVANPTRAASWSDNTRLFFNGSLVLSDSETRLSWSTATNGDRVVLLNTSNLQVQTQGRPLWESFNFPTNTIVQGQNFTSKMSLLSSNGLYSLRLGSDFMGLYEGNGDLYWKRTVLETKAEVQEGKGPIYARVNPEGYLGMYQTNDEKPADVQKFNSFQQVVTAASFLFVRMESDGNLKGYYWDGSEWLINYQAISETCELPRSCGSYGLCTPGESGCSCLDNQTRFEAGGCFNDVGGELCGEEGIGGNRNGYWVLRKTGVEPPHKELLSHVTKSSLAECEEFCEKNCSCWGALYNNGTGFCYMLDSPIGTLLGSGDATKVGYFKVKKGERENKRVWVRVGIVITVLVMVGIIIVGTGLCVRRWKRRRGVKEEDWASPGPYKNLGSASFRSIEMSNR, from the coding sequence ATGCCAACCCTGATGTTCAACATGTTCGCGGCTCATCAGCCTCGGTTTATGGTCATTGTACTTCTGTCCATCGAGATCATCACCTCGAGATGCAGTTCCACCACGCAAGAGCTTCACACCGGCTTCTCGGCCACACCAGACTCTTCAACGGCGTCGTTTCAGGCAGTTCTCAATGACTCCAGTGGAAACTTTTCTCTGGGCTTCCTCCGCGTGAACCGAAACCAGCTGGCACTAGCCATCCTCCACGTCCCATCCTCGGAGCCTTTCTGGGTGGCCAACCCAACCCGCGCAGCTTCCTGGTCCGACAACACGCGCCTCTTCTTCAACGGTAGTCTAGTGCTGTCGGACTCCGAAACGCGCCTTTCGTGGTCAACCGCCACAAACGGAGACCGTGTGGTGCTCCTCAACACCTCCAACTTGCAGGTCCAAACCCAAGGTCGTCCCCTCTGGGAGAGTTTTAACTTTCCAACAAATACCATCGTCCAGGGCCAGAATTTCACTTCCAAAATGTCTCTGTTATCCTCCAACGGATTATATTCGTTGCGGTTAGGCAGCGATTTCATGGGACTATACGAAGGAAACGGGGATTTATACTGGAAACGCACAGTACTTGAGACGAAAGCGGAAGTGCAGGAAGGTAAGGGGCCGATTTACGCCCGAGTCAACCCGGAGGGTTACCTTGGGATGTATCAGACAAACGACGAGAAACCCGCGGATGTTCAAAAGTTCAACAGCTTTCAACAGGTTGTCACAGCGGCGTCGTTTTTGTTCGTGCGGATGGAATCGGACGGGAATTTGAAAGGTTATTACTGGGACGGTTCCGAGTGGCTAATTAACTACCAGGCTATTTCTGAGACCTGCGAACTCCCCCGGTCCTGCGGTTCCTACGGTTTGTGCACGCCCGGCGAGTCTGGATGCTCCTGCTTAGATAACCAGACCCGGTTCGAAGCGGGTGGGTGTTTCAACGATGTTGGTGGAGAGTTGTGTGGGGAAGAAGGGATTGGTGGGAATAGAAACGGTTACTGGGTGCTGAGAAAGACCGGCGTGGAGCCACCGCATAAGGAGCTCCTTAGCCACGTGACGAAGTCGTCTTTGGCGGAATGCGAGGAGTTCTGCGAGAAGAACTGTAGCTGTTGGGGAGCGCTGTATAACAACGGCACCGGGTTTTGCTACATGTTGGATAGTCCAATCGGAACATTGTTGGGTAGCGGAGATGCGACAAAAGTGGGGtatttcaaagttaaaaaaggGGAACGAGAAAATAAACGGGTTTGGGTACGGGTCGGAATTGTGATTACGGTTTTGGTAATGGTTGGGATTATTATTGTTGGTACGGGGCTTTGTGTGAGACgatggaaaaggagaagaggagTGAAGGAAGAGGATTGGGCCTCGCCCGGCCCGTATAAAAATCTTGGATCTGCGAGTTTTAGATCCATCGAAATGAGCAATAGATAA
- the LOC108327967 gene encoding uncharacterized protein LOC108327967, with product MRGIASCYNEHAIRVSDSYCSRPSNQTYHCPKLNPSTRDSVTCMYKISTQKQLFITLTWAKKLLGQGFTITISNSDHFPSKFNAKNLNKTKGNETFQTHNFQIQVLWDLSDAKYEDGPEPVNGFYVVVLVDSELGLRLGDKDPLLEEQSDKKEANFSMVSRSETFSETAVYATKAKFCETGISHDILIKCCAEEGASKGHVLSVWVDKKTMFQVKRLRWNFRGNQTIFVDGLVVDMMWDVHDWLFNPNSASAMFMFRTRSGLDSRLWLEEKASHTRNQQDKNGFSLLIRACKNLD from the coding sequence ATGAGAGGCATAGCATCTTGTTACAACGAACATGCTATTAGAGTGTCCGATTCATATTGTTCAAGGCCTTCAAACCAGACCTATCATTGTCCAAAACTGAATCCTTCCACCAGAGATTCAGTCACCTGCATGTACAAAATCTCAACGCAAAAGCAACTCTTCATCACACTAACTTGGGCCAAGAAACTCCTAGGTCAAGGCTTCACCATAACCATCTCCAATTCCGATCATTTTCCCTCCAAATTCAACGCAAAGAACTTGAATAAAACCAAAGGAAACGAAACATTCCAAACCCACAATTTCCAAATCCAAGTCCTCTGGGATCTCTCCGATGCCAAGTACGAGGATGGGCCAGAACCGGTTAATGGGTTTTACGTCGTCGTTTTGGTTGACTCAGAATTGGGCCTACGCCTCGGTGACAAAGATCCCTTACTTGAAGAACAATCAGACAAAAAGGAAGCGAATTTCTCAATGGTTTCAAGGAGTGAAACGTTTTCCGAAACTGCGGTTTACGCGACAAAGGCGAAATTTTGCGAGACGGGAATTTCTCATGACATATTGATAAAGTGCTGCGCGGAAGAGGGAGCGTCGAAGGGTCACGTGTTGTCCGTGTGGGTGGACAAGAAGACAATGTTCCAGGTGAAGAGGTTGCGCTGGAACTTTCGTGGGAACCAAACAATTTTTGTGGATGGTTTGGTCGTGGATATGATGTGGGATGTGCATGATTGGCTTTTCAATCCCAATTCTGCTTCGGCAATGTTCATGTTCAGGACAAGGAGTGGCCTCGACAGTAGATTATGGTTGGAGGAGAAGGCTTCGCACACGCGCAACCAGCAGGACAAAAATGGGTTCTCCTTGTTGATACGTGCATGTAAGAACCTTGATTGA
- the LOC108329476 gene encoding fructose-bisphosphate aldolase 6, cytosolic, with amino-acid sequence MSSFKNKYQDELIANAAYIGTPGKGILAADESTGTIGKRLASISVENVETNRRALRELLFTTPGAFHCLSGVILFEETLYQNTASGKPFVELLKEGGVLPGIKVDKGTVELAGTNGETTTQGLDGLGQRCQKYYEAGARFAKWRAVLKIGPNEPSELAIHENAYGLARYAAICQENGLVPIVEPEILVDGRHDINKCAAVTERVLAACYKALNDHHVLLEGTLLKPNMVTPGSESPKVTPEVIAQYTVAALQRTVPAAVPAIVFLSGGQSEEEATLNLNAMNKLQGKKPWSLSFSFGRALQQSTLKAWGGKDENIKKAQDAFIARCKANSQATLATYKGDATLSEGASESLHVKNYKY; translated from the exons ATGTCTTCCTTCAAGAACAAATACCAAG ATGAACTGATTGCCAATGCTGCTTACATTGGCACTCCCGGGAAGGGTATCCTTGCCGCTGATGAGTCAACTGGTACAATTGGCAAACGTTTGGCCAGCATCAGTGTCGAGAATGTTGAAACAAACAGACGTGCTCTTAGGGAACTCCTGTTCACGACACCCGGTGCTTTTCATTGTCTCAGTGGTGTCATACTGTTTGAGGAAACTCTATACCAAAACACCGCTTCAG GAAAACCCTTTGTAGAGTTGTTGAAGGAAGGTGGTGTTCTTCCTGGTATTAAGGTTGACAAGGGCACCGTGGAGCTTGCCGGAACTAATGGTGAAACCACCACTCAAGGTTTGGACGGGCTCGGTCAGCGTTGCCAGAAGTACTACGAAGCCGGTGCCCGTTTTGCCAAATGGCGTGCCGTGCTGAAGATCGGTCCAAACGAACCATCCGAGTTGGCTATCCATGAAAATGCCTATGGTCTTGCTCGATACGCAGCCATATGCCAGGAGAATGGCCTGGTGCCTATTGTGGAGCCAGAGATTCTGGTGGATGGACGCCATGACATCAACAAATGTGCGGCAGTGACTGAGCGTGTACTTGCTGCATGCTACAAGGCACTGAACGACCACCATGTTCTGCTTGAAGGAACTTTGTTGAAGCCCAACATGGTGACTCCTGGTTCGGAGTCTCCAAAGGTGACCCCAGAGGTGATAGCTCAATACACTGTTGCGGCGTTGCAGAGGACTGTTCCTGCTGCAGTTCCGGCTATTGTTTTCTTGTCTGGTGGGCAGAGTGAGGAGGAGGCGACCCTGAACCTGAATGCCATGAACAAGTTGCAGGGAAAGAAGCCATggtctctttctttctcttttggaAGGGCACTGCAACAGAGCACTCTTAAGGCATGGGGTGGGAAAGATGAAAACATTAAGAAGGCTCAGGATGCCTTCATTGCTAGGTGCAAGGCAAACTCACAAGCAACCTTGGCAACTTACAAAGGTGACGCTACCCTTTCCGAGGGTGCCTCGGAGTCTCTCCATGTCAAGAACTACAAATACTGA